In the Pedobacter cryoconitis genome, TTGTTCTGAGCGATATCAAACAGCCCTTTCTCTGCGTTATCCAGCAGGTCAAATATATCAGTGGTATCTTCGTAAGCGTTTTGGATAATCTCTGATGAAATCCTGATCAGTTCACGCTGAATGTATTTTTGTGAAATAATACGGGCGTGATATTCAATGTTTGCTGCTGAAGCAACACGGTTAGTCAGATTGGTAATATAATAAGCACCACCAACCATTTCCAGCGTACCCAATGTTCTGAGTTCGGAGGTTACAGTTAAAATATCTACTGGTTTGGATTTCTGAAATAAGATAGCGATCGCCTCAAAGATCTTTTTGTGCGCTTCTGCATAAAAAACATCAGGCTTAAGGATATCAATAACGGTAGAAAGGGCATCTTTTTCAAGCATCAGTGCACCAAGCACTGCTTCTTCTAAATCTATAGCTTGAGGGGGTATTTTACCCATATTACTCATTGGGGCACCGACTCTGTTTTTTCTGGAAGAGGTAAAGTTCTGCCTGTCCTGACCTTGTGTTCCGTTATCCGTATTCATAGCCCCAAAAATAGCGAAAAATTTAGTCCTGTAAAGATTTCTTTATGAACATTCTGACACCTGAATATCATAGAATTTTGCGCAAGGAATAAAAATTCTGCTATTTACTAACAGAATATTGTTGATAAGGAGCTGTGTATCAGGTGTAAAACCGATATGATGTTTCATACAAGTTTCCTGACTGCCGAAGCCGCTGTAACCGATGAACATTCGATTCCTCAATTCTCATTATTTCAGCTATTTTTGCAGGTAAAATATAATCAATGGAAAACTTTAGAAGGTCACCCAGGCCTAAAGAAAATAACGAGTTTGTTTTCGGTATACGTGCTGTAATTGAAGCAATTAAAGCTGGTAAAGATATAGAAAGCATTTACATGCAACGCGGTCTTACAGGAGAAATCATTCCTGAGCTTAAGGGCTTGCTGAGAGATACTGATATCCCTGTACACAATGTTCCTGTAGAAAAGTTAAACAGGATGACACAAAAAAACCACCAGGGAGTGGTTGCTGTAATTTCTGCCATTACTTTTCAGAAAATAGAAGATATCATTCCTTTAATCTATGAAAAAGGAGAAGTTCCTTTAATCCTGATCCTGGATGGGATTACTGACGTAAGAAACATGGGGGCTATTGCAAGGACAGCAGCCTGTACAGGTGTACATGCCATTGTTGTTCCGGCAAAAAACTCTGCACAAATTAATGCAGATGCAATTAAAACCTCTGCGGGTGCATTATTTACGATCCCGGTATGCCGTCAGCAAAATTTACACAAAACTGCCTTATTCCTGCAAGAATGTGGTTTACAGATTGTGGCTTGTACCGAAAAAACAAATGATTTGATTTATGCACCAGATTATACTGCCCCAACAGCAATTGTAATGGGAGCGGAGGACGAGGGGATATCAAATGATATTATGCGTATGGCAAACCATTTAGCGAAGATCCCTATGTTTGGAGAGATCGGTTCACTAAATGTTTCGGTTTCTACCGGCGTTATTCTGTACGAAGCGATCAGACAGCGCGGTACGAATTAAGAACCTGTTATTTACAGGTTCTAGATAAATTTCTGTCCAAAATTAGACTTTACATCTGCTACGATTTGTTTCACGCTCTGTTCTTCAGATCTGGGACAAATCAACAGTGTATTGTTCGATTCCACTACAATATAGTCATGTAAGCCCTGCAGGATAACCAGTTTGTCCTCAGGTACATTGACCATACAGTTTGACGAGTTGAACATCATCACCTGCTCAGAAGGGATCACTGCATTACCCACATAATCTTTCTCTGCCATCTCATAAATAGAAGCCCATGTCCCAAGGTCTGACCACCCGAAATCGGTAGGCAGCACATAAACATTATCAGCTTTTTCCATAATGGCGAAGTCAATCGAAATATTGGTGCATTGCAAATATGCATTGCCAATAAAGGCTTTCTCTTCTGGTGTATTGTATAAAGAGGCACCCAGGTGGAAAATATCATACATATCTGGCAGATGTTTACTGAAAGCGTCATTGATTGCTTTGGCCGACCAGATAAAAATACCTGCGTTCCATAAGAAATCACCACTTTGTAAAAATGACTTTGCCAGTTCCAGATTAGGTTTCTCTGTGAATATTTTTACTTTATTGATTTGCGGATCTGTAGGTAAGGTGGTTTCTACATATTGTATGTAACCATAACCTGTATCAGGGCGGCTCGGCTTGATCCCTAAAGTGATCAGGCAGTCGTTTTCCTTAGCAGCTTTTAAAGACTGCTCTATAGCTGCTATAAAGGCGTCAAGATTGGATATGGTGTGATCTGATGGAGCAACAACAATAGTCGCATCCGGATTAATCTCAGCAATCTTCATAGAGCCATAAGCAATACAAGGCGCTGTATTTCTCATAATAGGTTCTGCAAGGATTTGATTATCCGGAAGGTCAGGAAGCTGCGATTTTACCTTATCTATATAAATTTCATTGGTTACAATGAAAATGTTTTCGGGCGGACATATTTTTAAAAAGCGATCATATGTACTTTGAATAAGCGTTTTCCCTATACCAAAAAAATCGATAAACTGTTTCGGATGTTCGATTCTGCTTACAGGCCAAAAACGGCTGCCAACGCCACCGGCCATAATTAGGGCGTAATTATCTTTGTTCATATTAGGATTAAACTATAATAAACCTTCATGCAGAAGGTCGTGCAAATGTACAATACCAAAATAACCATTGGCATCGGTAATTAATAATTGTGTAATATTAGATTGTCTGATCAATTCGAACGCGGTTACTGCTAAAGTGTCTTTATCTATCATTTTAGGTTTGCTATTCATAATGTCTTTTGCTGTCAGGCCGGTAAGGTCTGCATATTTTTCCAGCATTCTTCTGATATCACCGTCTGTAATGATACCAATTATTTGGCTACCATCAACAACAACAACAGCACCTAAACGGTTTTTACTAATTGCAATTATGACATCTTTTACAGCTGCGTCAGCTAAAATACTCGGTTTAGCATTGCGTTCTGCCAGATCAGAGACTTTAAGGTACAGTTTTTTTCCTAAAGACCCTCCCGGATGGAAGCGGGCAAAATCCTGTGCACTGAATTCTCTGGCCAAAAGCAAGCTTACTGCAAGCGCATCTCCCATAGCCAGTTGTGCAGTTGTACTTGTAGTAGGCGCCAGATTATTAGGACAAGCTTCTTTTTCAACAGTGGTATTGAGAATCAGATCTGCTTGTCTGGCCAGCTCAGATTCGAGTTGTCCGACCATCCCGATCAGTAAAGCTCCGCACTGCTTTAGCAAGGGCGCGAGGACCTTGATTTCGGGGGTATTTCCGCTCTTGGAAATGCAGATTACAATGTCTGTTTTCTGTATCATCCCGAGGTCTCCATGCACCGCATCTGAAGCATGCATATAACTCGATGGCGTGCCTGTAGAATTTAAAGTAGCGACAATTTTCTGCGCAATAATGGCGCTTTTACCGATTCCTGTAACAATTACACGCCCGTTTCCGGCTATAATCCGCTCCACAATCGCTGCAAAATCGTCATTTATATGTTTTACGAGCCCAAGTATAGCCTGCGCTTCCGCTTGTAAAGTGTTGATCCCCGCTGTGATAATAGATTTTTTACTTTTCAAAGAGAAATATTTAGTATATTGATGCTTTAATTGGTGCAAAATTATGTTATTTTGAATCAAAAATAGCACTGAATATTTTATACACAAAATGGATGTGAAAAAGTCGTTGTTTGACAACTTACAAACCTTTTTTGGTTTCGACAATTTTAAGGGGGATCAGGAATCAATTATTACCAATGTTCTTGAGCGGAAAAATACCTTTGTAATTATGCCAACGGGTGGGGGGAAATCTATCTGTTACCAATTACCAGCTTTAATGTCAGAAGGTACTGCCATCGTGATATCGCCGCTTATTGCGCTGATGAAAAATCAGGTGGATCAGTTGAGGGCTTTTGGTGGAAGTGACAGTATTGCACACTTTCTGAATTCTTCTTTAAATAAATCGGAAATAGCCCAGGTAAAAAGCGATTTGTTAAGTGGTCAGACTAAATTATTATACGTAGCCCCGGAATCATTATCCAAGCCGGATAATATCGAATTTCTGAAGCTTATTACGATCTCTTTTGTTGCGGTTGATGAAGCCCATTGTATTTCAGAATGGGGACATGATTTTCGTCCGGAGTACCGGAGGATCCGCCAGGTGATCAGCGGCCTGGGACCAGACATCCCGATTATTGCATTAACTGCAACGGCAACACCGAAGGTGCAGCAGGATATTATTAAGAACTTGCAGATGGCCGACGCTACCTTGTTTAAGTCCTCGTTTAACAGACCCAACTTATTTTATGAAATACGCCCTAAAAGGGATGTAATCAAAGAAATCATCAGGTACATTAAATACAATACAGGTAAATCCGGTATTATTTACTGCCTGAGCAGAAAAAAGGTGGAAGAAGTTGCTGAAGCATTAAACCTGAATGGCATCAAGGCATTGCCTTACCATGCCGGATTAGAACCTAAAGTCAGAGCCGATACGCAAGACAAATTCCTGATGGAAGATGTGGAGGTTATTGTGGCTACCATCGCTTTCGGGATGGGAATTGACAAACCTGATGTTCGTTTCGTAATTCACCATGATATTCCTAAAAGTATGGAAGGTTATTACCAGGAAACTGGAAGAGCCGGACGTGATGGCGGAGAAGGTGTTTGTATTGCATTTTACGCACAGAAAGATGTAGACAAGCTGGCTAAATTCATGAAAGATAAGCCGGTGGCTGAGCGTGAAATTGGTACACAAATCTTAAAAGAGGTTATTGACTACGCGGAATCAGGTGTGTGCCGCAGAAAGCAGATCCTGCATTATTTCGGAGAAAACTTCAACGAGACAGGCTGTAACTGTATGTGTGATAACTGTAAAAAACCTAAAACGTATTTTGAAGCCGAAGAGCACTTAAAGGTTGCACTGACGCTGATTAAAAATATCGGGGAGAAGTTTGACGATGCACATATCCTTTGTGTTTTATTAGGAATGGAGACCGCGCAGACTATCGCTTATGAGCATAGTAAACTGCAGGAGTTTGGACTGGGTAAAGTAGAAGGTGAAAATCTTTGGAAATCTTTAATCAGACAGGCCGTATTGAATAACTTTTTATCAAAAGATATTGATAACTATGGTTTATTAAGACTGACCAATTCGGGAAATGACTTCATCAAAAACCCATACAGTCTTAAATTCATTCTGAATGTACCTATCGAAAGTTCGGCAGATGACGATGAAGATGATGTAAAACATGGTAGTGGAACGCTGGATACGCAATTGCTTCAATTGCTGAAAGATCTGAGAAAAAAGATCGCGAAACAGAAAAATGTTCCTCCTTTCGTCGTTTTCCAGGACCCTTCACTCGAAGAAATGTGTACGCATTATCCGATTGCTATGGATGAACTGAAACAGATTTCGGGTGTCGGAAATGGCAAGGCTATGAAGTTTGGTACGCCTTTCCTTGAACTGATCAAAAAATATGTGACAGACAATGACATTGAGCGTCCTATAGATTTAATTATTAAAACACAGGCAAATAAATCACAATTAAAGGTTTCCATTATACAAAATGTAGACAGACAGATTGGACTGGAAGATATTGCCAAATCTAAAGGGATCACTTATAGTGAAATCCTGAAAGAAATAGAAGCGATTGTGAACTCCGGAACTAAGCTGAACCTGAACTACTTTGTAGATGAAATGCTGGATGACGATCGCCAGGACGAAGTATTTGATTACTTCCGTGCGGCTGAGAATGATTCAATTGATGAAGCTTTGAAAGATTTGGGTGAAACGGATTATACGCGTGAAGAGATACAATTAATGAGAATCAAGTTCATGTCAGAACTTGGAAATTAAAGCTACAGCATGGTCAATTTTGAATTAGATAAATTAAAACATACGACTTCCGGTAATTTCTTTTTGATGGCCGGCCCTTGTGCAATTGAAGGGGAAGAAATCGCAATGAGAATTGCAGAAAGAATTGTAACCCTTACTGATCAGTTAGAAATCCCTTTTATTTTTAAAGGTTCTTACAGAAAAGCAAACCGTTCTAAAGGTGACTCTTTTACTGGTATTGGTGACGAAAAAGCATTAAAGATTTTAGAAAAGGTTGGAAAAACTTTTGGTGTACCAACAGTAACTGATATTCATGAGAGTGCTGAGGCTGCAATGGCCGCTGCATACGTGGATGTGTTACAGATCCCTGCATTTTTATGCAGACAAACGGATTTGCTGATTGCTGCTGCCAAAACTGGAAAAGTTGTTAACGTGAAGAAAGGGCAGTTCCTTTCTGCGGGTTCGATGAGATTTGCAGTTGATAAGGTTTACGAAGCTGGAAATAAACGTGTGATATTGACGGATAGGGGGAATACCTTCGGTTATCAGGACTTAATTGTAGATTACCGTGGTTTACCTGAAATGCAGTCTTTTGGAGTACCTGTAGTGATGGATGTAACGCACTCTTTACAGCAGCCAAATCAAAGTTCTGGTGTAACGGGTGGTAAACCTCAGTTAATTGAGACTATTGCGAAGGCAGCTATAGCTGTTGGAGCTGATGGATTATTCATTGAGACACATCCTGATCCTGCGCATGCAAAATCTGATGGTGCAAATATGCTTCATCTTGATTTATTAGAGCAGTTATTAGTGAAGTTAATTAAGATTAGAAAAGCGGTAGTTTAGTATTGGTGGTGGGTTTTACCCCTATTGGTGCGCTATTAAATAAGCTATGTGCTTCTATTACTGGTATATAAGAATAGGCCGTGTCATTGACACGGCCTATTCTTATATACCAGTAATGATGAATGAAGTTCTGCGGTTTTGCTGACGGCCAGCAGGGGTATCATTTGATGAAATTGGTTTAGTAGCACCGAATCCTTTGAATGTCAACCTTTCAGGCTTTACTTTATTTGCAGTCAAATAGTCATAAACTGCTTTGGAGCGCTGTAAAGATAATTTCTGATTCGCTTCTGCATTACCTTCATTGTCAGTGTGCCCCTGAATTTCAATGCTTACAGATGTGTTAGCCTGCAGCAATTGCAAAAGATTCGTTAACTCTGTAATTGATGGCGGAAGAAGTTCTGCTTTATTGGTATCAAAAAATATATTCTTTAAAACCACATTTGCACCAGGTTTAAGTTTTTCAAGATAAATTTCCAATAGATAAGGCTGACCCGATTTTGCCTGGTTCAATTCGAAATTCTCAGAATAAAACAGGTAACCATCAGCCACCGCATTAAAAGCATAAGTACTGCCCAGCGGCATCACTGCCAGAAATTCGCCATTATCTTTTGAGGTAAAGTCATTGAATTTAGTCTCTTTCGTTTTCAGGTTTACCACTTGTACTTTGGCTTCCAGATATCCACGGGTTTCTTTGTCTCTGACAATGCCTTTAACATAAGTAATGGGTAGCGGTCTTGCGGCGGCTGGTAATTTAAATCTGTAAATATCCATGTCACCTAAACCATCTTTAAGTATAGAAGAGAAGTACCCCTCGGTGCCATCCGGACTTACCATTAATCCACTTTCTTCATTGAAGGTATTAATAGGATAACCGAGGTTCACAGGTTTGCCCCATTTTCCATCTGCTTGTGCACGGCTGTAGAAGATATCCATACTGCCCATGCCCGGCCATCCATTAGAAGAGAAGTATAAAGTTTTTCCATCGGGGTGTATAAATGGGGTATTCTCATCATAAACCGTATTGATATCCGGTCCAAGGTTTTCTGGTTTACTCCATTCGCCTTCACCATTTAAAGTGGTTTTCCAAATGTCATATCCACCTATTCCTCCGGGGCGGTTACTCACAAAATAAAGTGTATTTCCATCCGGAGTTACTGCTGGCTGAGAATCCCAGGAAGAGGAGTTGACTACAGACCCAAGGTTAAAAGGGGCATCCCACTGGTTTCCGTTTTTATGACTTACATACAGATCACAACTTCCAAGTCCATCTGGTCGGTTACAGCCCGTAAAAAACAAGTACATTCCATCTGGTGAAATCGATTGCGCACCTTCATTAAATCTGGTATTAATTTTATCACTGAGCGGGATTGCTGTTTTCCATTCTTTATTTACTTTACGGGAGATATAAAAATCCTCATTCCCCTCAACTGTACGGCTAAAGATAAGTGTTGAGCCATCTGCGGTGAGTGTGGGTAAATATTCTCTGTCTTTGGTATTAATGAAAGGCCCTAAATTTATAGGGACATATTTTTCGGGTGCTTTGATTGCAACGGTTGCAAAATCACAATCCCGGATATATTTTTCCGCTTTTAAAACCATTTCGCGGTCTTTTCCCTGATAAGCCATCTTAAATAAGGAGAAGTGTTTCCCCGCATCAGCATATTGCCCGCTGTTCAATTCTGCTTCACCTAAAGAATAATAAACTCTCGCTGCCAATGGAACGGTTTGAATGTCAATCGCTTTTAAATAATTGACTTTGGCTTTTTCAAAAGATCTTTTCAGTTTGTAAATATCTGCCAATTGAACAAAAGCAAACTGAAAAGAAGGATCTGCTGCTACTGCATCTTCTAAAGATTTAGCAGCGCCGTCATAATCTTTGGTCAATAGTGACTTTTGTGCGTACTCGAAATTCTGTTGTGCTTTTTTTACAGCAGACTCCTGTGCCCGGACAAAACTACTAGTGATAAATAACAGATAAAAAAATGCTATTGTAATCTTCTTCATGTTTTTTCTATTAAATCGGGCATGGAGAGCCGTATAAATTAAAATTACAAATTTATAGGACTCTTTAGCAAGAGAGATGAACTTAATAAAAAAACAGGAATTAACCGCTTAAGGAATATTTAAGTATTTATGTGTTTGCAAGGAAATTTCCCACTTAGGATTGGCCATCACATAATCTATAATCATTGGCGTAATTTCTTTTGATTTAGACCATTCCGGCTGAAGATAAAGTTTGCAGGCAGGAGATACCGTTTCTGCATATTTCTCAGCCCATTCAAAATCACTCTTATTAAAGACAATAACTTTTAATTCATTGGCGAAAGGAGTAATGTCCGGACGCGGTGCTTTGAACTTTTTTGGAGATAAACAGATCCAGTCCCAACTGCCTGACAATGGATAAGCTCCCGAAGTTTCAATAAAAGTAAGGATGTTTTTTTCCTGCAGTTTTTTGGTCAGGTAATCCATGTTATAGATCAATGGCTCGCCACCGGTAATGACAACCGCTTTACCAGGAAATGTATCTGCTTTTTCAGCAATATCATCCGCTGAAGTTAAGGGGTGAAGTTCAGCGTCCCAGCTCTCCTTCACATCACACCAGTGACAACCCACATCGCAACCTCCAAGACGAATAAAATAGGCAGCTTTGCCTGTGTTAAAACCTTCACCCTGAATTGTGTAAAATTCTTCCATTAATGGAAGCAATGTGCCGTCTGCTGGAATATTATGTGCCATATATCAATTGGCAAAGTTAAATAAATATGCATGGAAAATAGGAATATATGTATATTGACCGCATTTAAATGACTAATCTATGAATAAGTACAGCAGTCATGGCTGATTTGCGCTGGTATAAAATTGAGGAAGAAATTCCAGCAGGGGATTTCATTCGTCAAATTAATCTGGCGGGTAAGAAATTGTGTCTGCTCAGGCATCAAAACGAAATTCACCTGGTGCAAAACTCTTGTCCGCATGCGGGTGGGATTCTTAGTGGTGGATGGTGCGAGCATGGGAAATTAATCTGTCCCATCCATCGGTACACTTATGATTTGTCAACCGGAAGAGGGGCAGAGGGGCAAGGGGACTACATAGATTTATATCCTGTAAAAGAAGAACCGGACGGTTTATATGCTGGATTTAAACAAAGCTTATTCAGCCGGTTTTTTGGCAAAAAATAAGTTTAAAAGAAAACGGCCTGTATTTCTACAAGCCGTTTTTATCAATAATAATGCTATTATCCCTCGCTTAAGAATAGATTTCTTTTTTAGCTGAGGCCAATGTGTTTTTCAATAACCCAACAATAGTCATCAAACCAACTCCACCCGGAACAGGTGTAATCCATGAAGCTAAAGGAGCTACGTTCTCAAAATCAACATCGCCATATAATTTATAGCCAGATTTGGTAGTCTCAGAAGTCTCTCTGTTAATACCAACATCAATAATGATTGCACCAGTTTTAACCATATCAGCAGTTACAAAGTTCTTTTTACCGATAGCAGCAATAATAATATCTGCCTGTAAAGCAATTTCTTTCAGATTGGTAGTCTTACTGTGTGTAAGCGTAACCGTACAATTTCCAGGATTTGCATTTCGCGCCATTAAAATACTCATTGGGCTACCTACAATATTGCTTCGTCCTACAACAACACAATGTTTTCCTGCGGTATCAATTCCATAAGCTTTCAGCAGCAATAAAATTCCATAAGGAGTAGCCGGAATAAAACAAGGCAGATTACGCATCATACGCCCTAAGTTTACCGGGTGAAATCCGTCTACATCTTTACGATGGTCTATAGCTTCAGTAACTTTCTCCGGATCAATGTGTTTTGGGAGAGGAAGCTGAACAATCAGTCCATCTACACCTGCATCACTATTGATCTCATGGATTTTTTGAAGTAATTCTTCTTCAGTTACGTCTGTATCATATCTGATCAGCGAAGATTGAAAGCCTACTTTTTCGCAATTTTTCATCTTGCTGGCCACGTAAGTCTCACTTCCACCGTCATTACCAACCAATATGGCTAATAAATGAGGTTTACGCCCACTTTGTGCTAAAAATTCTGCCGCTTCTGCTGCTATTTCTAATTTAATCTTTTCTGATGCGAATTTTCCGTCCAGTAACTGCATGTCAAGCGTTATGTTTTGTGTGTTAAACGATTAATCTAATTTAAGTACCGCCATAAATGCAGTTTGTGGAATTTCCACGTTACCTACCTGACGCATACGTTTTTTACCTTTTTTCTGTTTCTCCAACAGTTTACGCTTACGTGAAATATCACCACCGTAACATTTAGCGGTTACATCCTTACGTAAAGCTTTTACAGTTTCTCTGGCGATAATTTTAGCCCCAATAGAAGCCTGGATAATAATCTCGAACTGCTGACGCGGAATTAATTCTCTCAGTTTCTCACAGATCCTTTTTCCGAAATCGTAAGAATTACTGCGGTGGATTAACGAGGATAAAGCATCAACTGGTTCTGCATTTAACAGGATATCCAATCTAACCAGATCAGACTTGCGGTAACCAATCTGATGATAATCAAAAGAAGCATATCCCTTAGAGATAGTTTTCAAACGATCATAAAAATCAAATACAATTTCTCCCATAGGAATCTCAAAAACAAGTTCCACACGGTCAGAAGTCAGATAAGATTGATTCACGATAATTCCTCTTTTCTGAATACAAAGAGACATTACCGGGCCAACAAACTCAGATTTGGTAATGATGTTTGCTTTGATATAAGGTTCTTCTACATACTCCATTTTACTTGGATCAGGAAGATCTGATGGATTATTTACAATAATCAGCTCACCTTTGGTCGTCATCGCCTGATAAGATACATTGGGAACAGTAGTAATTACTGTCATGTCAAATTCACGCTCTAAACGCTCCTGGATAATCTCCATGTGTAACATGCCAAGGAATCCGCAACGGAAACCAAAGCCTAATGCTGCTGAAGATTCAGGCTCAAAGACAATTGAAGCATCATTCAGCTGCAATTTGTGCATGGCTTCTCTTAAGTCTTCAAACTCATCCGTGTCTACCGGATAAATACCGGCAAATACCATGGGCTTAACCTCTTCAAAACCTTTGATCGGCTCAGAACTTGGTCTGTCTTTATGTGTAATCGTATCGCCTACTTTTACCTCTCTGGCTTCTTTAATACCAGAAATAATATAACCTACATCACCAGTTTTGATGACATCTTTAGGAGATTGTTTTAATTTTAAAGTACCTACTTCCTCTGCAATATATTCCTTGCCGGTAGCTACAAATTTCACTTTGTCTTTTTTACGGATTTCTCCGTTTAATACTTTGAAATAAGCAACAATACCACGGAACGAATCAAAAACAGAGTCGAAGATCAGTGCCTGTAATTCACCTTCAGGATTTCCTTTAGGTGCAGGTACACGCTCAACGATAGCACGAAGTATATCGTGAACACCCTGACCAGTTTTACCTGAAGCCGGGATGATTTCTTCTCTCTTACAGCCAATCAGTTCAATAATCTGATCTTTGACCTCTTCTGGCATAGCACCAGGCAAGTCCATTTTATTTAAAATAGGGATGATTTCTAAATCATGCTCCAGTGCTAAATAAAGGTTGGAAATAGTTTGGGCCTGTATACCTTGTGAAGCATCTACGATCAATAAAGCACCTTCGCAGGCTGCAATTGAACGGGAAACTTCATAAGAAAAATCTACGTGTCCGGGAGTGTCAATTAAATTTAATATATAAGGTTGTCCATCCTGAACATAGTCCATTTGGATAGCATGGCTTTTAATGGTAATACCGCGTTCGCGCTCCAAATCCATATCATCCAATAACTGAGCCTGAGACTCTCTCTGGGTAATGGTATTTGTGTATTCAAGTAAACGGTCGGCCAAGGTACTCTTACCGTGGTCAATGTGTGCAATTATGCAAAAATTACGTATGTGCTTCATCAGTGCCGCAAATATAGAATATTAGCTTGATTATTCCGCACTGTTTGCCAGTTCCAGTAATTTTTTGACCAGTTCTGCGTCTGTAAACGAAGTACTATATTCATCTGCTTCATTTCCCATGCTTAATTCCCTGTTCCTGAACAGCATTTTACTCACGTGGTTTTTTCGGGCTGAAGCATGAAAAACTTTTGCGCTGGTTTTAAAAATCAATTCTTTGATATTTGAACTGCTGACACCAGCGCCGGGCATGATCGTAATCCGGTCAGCAGCCTGTTTAATGAGCGCAGTTAATTGCGCAGCACCCGCTATTGCAGTCGCTTTACCTCCTGAAGTCAGCACACGGACCACGCCAAGGGAAATCAAATCTTCCAGCGCTTCTTGCATATCAGTAACCATATCAAATGCCCGGTGGAAAGCAACCTGCATCGGCTTTGCCAGTTCGATCAGCTCAGCACAACGTTCTTTATCTATTTTGCCTGCTGCAGTCAGGATACCCGTTACGATGCCTTC is a window encoding:
- a CDS encoding bifunctional 5,10-methylenetetrahydrofolate dehydrogenase/5,10-methenyltetrahydrofolate cyclohydrolase, with the protein product MQLLDGKFASEKIKLEIAAEAAEFLAQSGRKPHLLAILVGNDGGSETYVASKMKNCEKVGFQSSLIRYDTDVTEEELLQKIHEINSDAGVDGLIVQLPLPKHIDPEKVTEAIDHRKDVDGFHPVNLGRMMRNLPCFIPATPYGILLLLKAYGIDTAGKHCVVVGRSNIVGSPMSILMARNANPGNCTVTLTHSKTTNLKEIALQADIIIAAIGKKNFVTADMVKTGAIIIDVGINRETSETTKSGYKLYGDVDFENVAPLASWITPVPGGVGLMTIVGLLKNTLASAKKEIYS
- a CDS encoding 7-carboxy-7-deazaguanine synthase QueE, which codes for MAHNIPADGTLLPLMEEFYTIQGEGFNTGKAAYFIRLGGCDVGCHWCDVKESWDAELHPLTSADDIAEKADTFPGKAVVITGGEPLIYNMDYLTKKLQEKNILTFIETSGAYPLSGSWDWICLSPKKFKAPRPDITPFANELKVIVFNKSDFEWAEKYAETVSPACKLYLQPEWSKSKEITPMIIDYVMANPKWEISLQTHKYLNIP
- the lepA gene encoding translation elongation factor 4 yields the protein MKHIRNFCIIAHIDHGKSTLADRLLEYTNTITQRESQAQLLDDMDLERERGITIKSHAIQMDYVQDGQPYILNLIDTPGHVDFSYEVSRSIAACEGALLIVDASQGIQAQTISNLYLALEHDLEIIPILNKMDLPGAMPEEVKDQIIELIGCKREEIIPASGKTGQGVHDILRAIVERVPAPKGNPEGELQALIFDSVFDSFRGIVAYFKVLNGEIRKKDKVKFVATGKEYIAEEVGTLKLKQSPKDVIKTGDVGYIISGIKEAREVKVGDTITHKDRPSSEPIKGFEEVKPMVFAGIYPVDTDEFEDLREAMHKLQLNDASIVFEPESSAALGFGFRCGFLGMLHMEIIQERLEREFDMTVITTVPNVSYQAMTTKGELIIVNNPSDLPDPSKMEYVEEPYIKANIITKSEFVGPVMSLCIQKRGIIVNQSYLTSDRVELVFEIPMGEIVFDFYDRLKTISKGYASFDYHQIGYRKSDLVRLDILLNAEPVDALSSLIHRSNSYDFGKRICEKLRELIPRQQFEIIIQASIGAKIIARETVKALRKDVTAKCYGGDISRKRKLLEKQKKGKKRMRQVGNVEIPQTAFMAVLKLD
- a CDS encoding Rieske (2Fe-2S) protein, whose translation is MADLRWYKIEEEIPAGDFIRQINLAGKKLCLLRHQNEIHLVQNSCPHAGGILSGGWCEHGKLICPIHRYTYDLSTGRGAEGQGDYIDLYPVKEEPDGLYAGFKQSLFSRFFGKK
- a CDS encoding copper homeostasis protein CutC, with the protein product MIEMEVCANSVSSALEAQIGGAKRVELCASLTEGGTTPSYAEIKLAKQLLAIEVFPIIRPRGGDFLYSALEFELMKEDIKICKELQCEGIVTGILTAAGKIDKERCAELIELAKPMQVAFHRAFDMVTDMQEALEDLISLGVVRVLTSGGKATAIAGAAQLTALIKQAADRITIMPGAGVSSSNIKELIFKTSAKVFHASARKNHVSKMLFRNRELSMGNEADEYSTSFTDAELVKKLLELANSAE